From a region of the Microterricola gilva genome:
- a CDS encoding sensor histidine kinase, which produces MQRILKERDRLLRRTVRYSGLGSCVFAAVCVLLPGAVSILTLAATLALLAITAIAHYFIGERGTPLWSAICLVSGNFAILLLGIDPGESGMIGVDRDPSIAAVAAISVIGAGALGALALMATVSLPRLLLLGLGFLVTCASVMISTAPRAFPDSTPLQLTIAAWIAIGAAGWWIAQSVPRVMQRIASIGRAHHAERLASEAEAQRRQDARLLHDTVLATLTLLAHSGVGVSAAALRHQAADDARLLRQLRLGGVPTPQRSGAYTLEPVAESALGNTLESVKQRFGRMGLDVKWHGSGQVLLPSDVLDAFLGALGECLENVRRHAQVTEADVTITDDEHTLRAMITDAGVGFNLGDVDPARLGFAESVVGRLREVGGNARLFSSPGAGTTVVLEVPKNDEVFGHEQLRSDGAR; this is translated from the coding sequence ATGCAGCGCATTCTGAAGGAGCGTGACCGTCTGCTGCGCAGGACCGTGCGCTACTCCGGCCTCGGTTCCTGTGTGTTCGCGGCGGTCTGTGTGCTGTTGCCCGGTGCGGTGTCGATCCTCACGCTCGCCGCGACCTTGGCCCTGCTGGCCATCACGGCCATTGCGCACTACTTCATCGGCGAGCGCGGAACGCCGCTCTGGAGCGCGATCTGCCTCGTCTCCGGCAACTTCGCGATCCTGCTGCTCGGCATCGATCCCGGGGAGTCCGGCATGATCGGCGTCGACCGTGACCCCAGCATCGCCGCGGTCGCTGCCATCTCGGTGATCGGCGCCGGCGCGCTCGGCGCGCTCGCGCTGATGGCGACGGTGAGCCTACCCCGGCTGCTGCTGCTCGGCCTCGGCTTCCTCGTCACCTGCGCGAGTGTCATGATCTCCACCGCTCCGCGCGCCTTCCCGGACTCGACACCGCTCCAGCTCACCATCGCCGCCTGGATCGCGATCGGGGCAGCCGGGTGGTGGATCGCGCAGAGCGTTCCGCGCGTGATGCAGCGCATCGCCAGCATCGGTCGCGCCCACCATGCAGAGCGCCTCGCCAGCGAGGCGGAGGCCCAACGCAGGCAAGACGCCCGCCTGCTCCACGACACGGTGCTGGCGACCCTCACCCTGCTCGCTCACTCCGGCGTCGGCGTCAGCGCTGCTGCCCTCCGCCATCAGGCGGCGGATGACGCCAGGCTGCTGCGTCAGCTGCGCCTCGGTGGGGTGCCGACACCGCAACGGTCAGGGGCATACACGCTCGAGCCGGTCGCAGAGTCGGCCCTCGGCAACACGCTCGAATCGGTCAAGCAGCGCTTCGGCCGGATGGGCCTCGACGTCAAGTGGCACGGCAGCGGTCAGGTGTTGCTGCCGAGCGACGTGCTCGACGCCTTCCTCGGTGCGCTCGGCGAGTGCCTGGAGAATGTGCGCAGGCACGCCCAGGTGACGGAGGCCGACGTCACGATCACCGATGACGAGCACACCCTCCGCGCCATGATCACCGATGCGGGTGTCGGGTTCAACCTCGGCGACGTCGACCCGGCACGCCTCGGCTTCGCCGAGTCCGTTGTCGGTCGCCTGCGCGAGGTCGGCGGCAACGCCCGCCTGTTCTCCTCGCCGGGGGCAGGGACGACCGTCGTCCTCGAGGTGCCGAAGAACGACGAGGTCTTCGGGCACGAGCAGTTGCGATCGGACGGTGCACGATGA